A genomic segment from Dendropsophus ebraccatus isolate aDenEbr1 chromosome 7, aDenEbr1.pat, whole genome shotgun sequence encodes:
- the PCDH18 gene encoding protocadherin-18, which produces MDRSWDPRSQRIGRKMNCVLFCALSMVILLKPPTTMGKNLKYSIYEEQMVGSVVARLAEDVADVLSKLPNPSSVRFKAMQQGKTPLLVVKEDNGEISIGAKIDREQLCQKNLNCSIEFDVITLPTQHLQLFHVEVEVLDINDNAPHFSRSLIPIEISESAAVGTRIPLDSAFDPDVGENSLHTYSLSENEYFKIEVKTRTDGAKYAELIVVRELDREQQASYELQLTASDMGVPQRYGSAILKITISDSNDNSPAFEKKSYVIRLPENAPVGTLLIDLNATDPDEGANGKVVYSFNSNVSPKITETFRMDPEKGQLTLIKQVDYETTKSYEIDVQAQDMGPNSIPGHCKIIINVIDVNDNKPDININLMSSGKEIAYISESAPLDTFVALVRVQDKDSGPNGEIICKLHGHGQFKLQKTYENNYLILTNVSLDREKRSEYSLTVIAEDKGLPSLSTVKHFAVQISDENDNPPRFQTNRYEVVIVENNLPGAHITTVRATDPDQAENGQVTYIIPESFIQGSSITTYVTIDPSNGAIYALRAFDHEEVNQVVFTVQARDSGVPQLVTNATMVLTVVDENDNSPVVVAPALHNNTAKISVPRDAESGYLVTKIKAMDRDSGLNSELTCSIIAGNEFDVFLIDPKSCEIYTNMSMETFPIQEWDLLVLVQDKGTPPRSTKALLKCHILETFEAAGSTEATYVNQASMDVSMIIIISLGAICAVLLVIMVIFATRCNREKKDNRSYNCRVAESTYQHHPKRPSRQIHKGDITLVPTMNGTLPIRSHHRSSPSPSPTLERGQMSSRQSHHSRQSLNSLMTISSNHVPDTFSLELTHATPAVEVSQLLSMLHQGQYQPRPSFRGNKYSRSYRYALQDMDKFSLKDSGRGDSEAGDSDYDLGRDSPIDRLLGEGFSELFLTDGHRIPPVMRYCTEECRVLGHSDQCWMPPLPSPSADYRNNMFIPGEEVQPLQQTPPQTQQQQQQQTQQQAPLLEDDMLPIDQNEKKKSFSTFGKESQDEEAAAEACTSSLLTEMSSVFQRLLPPSLDSYTECSEADRSNSLERRKGQVPAKTVSYPQGVAAWAANTHFQNPNNVGGPSLGNHSSAQPSSKWLPAMEEIPENYEEDDFDNVLNHLNDGKHELMDASELVAEINKLLQDVRQN; this is translated from the exons ATGGATCGCAGCTGGGACCCCCGGAGCCAGAGGATCGGTAGGAAaatgaactgtgtcttattctgTGCATTGTCTATGGTCATCCTCCTCAAGCCCCCCACCACCATGGGCAAGAACCTAAAGTACAGTATATACGAGGAGCAGATGGTGGGCTCGGTGGTCGCCAGGCTAGCCGAGGATGTGGCTGATGTCTTGTCCAAGTTACCTAACCCTTCCTCGGTTCGTTTTAAAGCCATGCAGCAGGGGAAGACCCCCTTACTGGTGGTCAAGGAGGATAATGGGGAGATAAGTATTGGGGCTAAGATCGACCGGGAGCAGCTGTGCCAGAAGAACTTGAACTGCTCCATAGAGTTTGATGTGATCACCCTCCCGACCCAGCATCTGCAGCTCTTCCATGTGGAGGTGGAGGTGCTGGATATCAATGACAATGCCCCCCACTTCTCCAGATCCCTCATCCCCATAGAGATCTCGGAGAGTGCGGCCGTGGGCACCAGGATCCCCCTGGACAGCGCCTTCGACCCAGACGTTGGAGAAAATTCCTTGCACACTTATTCCCTATCGGAGAATGAATATTTTAAGATCGAGGTAAAGACCAGGACGGATGGCGCCAAGTATGCAGAACTTATTGTAGTCAGGGAGCTGGACAGGGAACAGCAAGCTAGCTACGAGCTCCAGCTCACCGCCTCCGATATGGGGGTCCCCCAGAGATATGGCTCAGCAATCCTCAAGATCACCATCTCTGACTCCAATGACAACAGCCCAGCCTTCGAGAAGAAGTCTTACGTCATCAGACTCCCCGAAAATGCCCCAGTGGGGACTTTACTCATAGACCTAAACGCCACCGATCCGGATGAGGGGGCAAATGGGAAAGTTGTGTACTCGTTTAATAGCAACGTGTCCCCTAAAATTACCGAAACCTTCAGGATGGATCCTGAGAAGGGCCAGCTGACCCTCATAAAGCAAGTGGACTATGAGACAACCAAGTCCTATGAAATCGATGTCCAGGCCCAAGATATGGGACCTAATTCCATCCCGGGACACTGCAAGATTATTATCAACGTTATCGACGTGAATGATAATAAACCGGACATCAACATCAACCTGATGTCTTCTGGGAAAGAGATTGCTTATATTTCAGAAAGTGCCCCTCTGGATACATTCGTGGCCTTGGTCAGGGTGCAGGATAAAGATTCGGGACCCAATGGGGAAATTATTTGTAAGCTGCACGGACATGGACAATTCAAGCTGCAAAAAACCTACGAAAACAATTATCTAATATTAACCAACGTCTCCCTGGATAGAGAAAAGAGATCGGAGTATAGCTTGACTGTGATAGCCGAGGACAAGGGGCTGCCAAGTCTCTCCACAGTCAAGCACTTTGCAGTGCAGATAAGTGATGAGAACGACAACCCACCACGGTTCCAGACCAACAGATACGAGGTTGTTATTGTGGAGAACAATTTACCTGGAGCACATATTACAACTGTAAGGGCGACTGATCCGGATCAGGCTGAAAATGGCCAAGTGACTTATATTATTCCTGAAAGCTTTATTCAAGGTAGCTCTATTACAACCTATGTAACTATTGACCCTTCCAATGGTGCCATATATGCGTTAAGGGCATTTGACCATGAAGAAGTCAATCAGGTTGTCTTCACCGTCCAGGCCAGAGACAGTGGAGTTCCCCAGTTGGTCACAAATGCTACAATGGTTCTCACAGTTGTCGATGAAAATGATAACTCTCCAGTGGTGGTGGCCCCTGCTCTTCACAACAACACGGCAAAGATTTCAGTCCCCAGGGATGCGGAGAGTGGCTACTTGGTTACTAAGATCAAGGCAATGGACAGAGACTCCGGACTGAACTCTGAACTTACTTGTTCCATCATTGCAGGCAATGAATTTGATGTTTTCCTTATTGATCCCAAATCCTGTGAAATTTACACGAATATGAGTATGGAGACTTTCCCAATCCAAGAGTGGGACCTTTTAGTTTTGGTTCAAGACAAAGGGACTCCTCCACGTTCTACCAAAGCACTTCTTAAATGTCACATTCTTGAAACTTTTGAGGCTGCTGGCAGTACGGAGGCCACATATGTGAACCAGGCCTCTATGGATGTCtccatgattattattatttctttgggAGCTATTTGTGCAGTTCTTTTAGTCATCATGGTTATTTTTGCTACAAGATGCAACAGAGAAAAGAAGGACAACAGATCCTACAACTGCAGGGTGGCAGAGTCAACTTACCAGCATCACCCAAAGAGGCCTTCTAGACAGATTCACAAAGGGGACATTACATTAGTGCCTACTATGAATGGGACCCTTCCTATCAGATCCCACCATAGATCTTCTCCATCACCATCCCCTACCTTGGAACGTGGCCAGATGAGCAGCAGGCAGAGTCACCATAGTCGCCAATCACTCAACAGTCTAATGACAATATCATCCAATCATGTACCAGATACCTTCTCCCTGGAACTGACCCATGCTACTCCTGCTGTGGAG GTATCCCAACTGCTCTCCATGCTTCACCAGGGACAATACCAGCCAAGACCAAGCTTTCGAGGAAACAAATATTCTAGAAGCTACAG GTATGCCCTTCAAGACATGGATAAATTTAGCCTGAAAGACAGTGGTCGTGGGGACAGCGAGGCAGGAGACAGTGACTATGATCTGGGCAGAGATTCTCCAATTGACAGACTTCTGGGCGAAGGATTCAGTGAACTTTTCCTTACTGACGGGCACAGAATTCCTCCAG TTATGAGATACTGTACGGAAGAATGTCGGGTTCTAGGACACTCGGATCAATGTTGGATGCCACCGCTTCCTTCTCCATCTGCAGACTACAGGAATAATATGTTCATCCCTGGTGAAGAAGTCCAACCTCTCCAACAGACGCCGCCACAAACccaacagcaacagcagcagcagacacAACAACAGGCTCCACTACTCGAGGACGATATGCTTCCTATCGATCAgaacgaaaagaaaaaaagtttttcaacatTCGGCAAGGAGTCTCAGGACGAAGAAGCGGCCGCCGAAGCCTGCACGTCTTCGCTCCTCACTGAAATGAGCAGCGTTTTCCAACGCCTGCTACCTCCATCTTTGGACAGCTATACCGAATGCAGCGAAGCTGATCGCTCCAACTCTTTAGAGAGACGGAAAGGCCAAGTGCCTGCTAAGACAGTAAGTTACCCCCAAGGGGTCGCTGCATGGGCAGCTAACACACATTTTCAAAATCCCAACAATGTTGGCGGACCTTCTTTAGGGAACCATTCCAGCGCGCAACCGTCTTCGAAGTGGTTGCCGGCCATGGAGGAAATCCCGGAGAACTATGAAGAAGATGACTTTGATAATGTTCTTAATCATCTCAACGATGGTAAACACGAACTCATGGATGCTAGCGAACTTGTGGCCGAAATTAATAAACTGCTTCAAGACGTGAGGCAAAACTAG